The Myxocyprinus asiaticus isolate MX2 ecotype Aquarium Trade chromosome 39, UBuf_Myxa_2, whole genome shotgun sequence genome window below encodes:
- the LOC127430204 gene encoding P2Y purinoceptor 14-like: MESPVPSTSFITSPNDLIKPNTTNITQAFCDFSKIPANPFFIFAYSLVCIVSLVLNCITIRVYFCTNHQVQSSFTVYLKNLATADFLICLSLPVRIATYANFSVIMYNIYCSFVIAAFYVNMYASILFMDFIAANRYLKIVRPLETHALQTVHTARYISVAAWFLLLSLSSIYIILFLQTSWGNSRRPEGISCESLHSPQFAMAYKIINSCIFVFFIFLLISLILLYLRTLQKLREAQMSTQVTSNSHKIEKSRRNMLVLLVIFCVCFVPYHLMRLTYTFISPLLDDCTTAQVFFILKEVTVLMSVLNACLDPLIYFLFCKAFRAQFSFMKKRHQPDSERRQNGR; encoded by the exons ATGGAGTCACCAGTGCCTTCTACCAGCTTCATCACTTCTCCAAATGACCTCATAAAACCAAACACAACAAACATAACACAAGCTTTCTGTGACTTTTCAAAGATCCCAGCAAACCCATTTTTCATATTTGCATATTCACTAGTGTGCATTGTCAGTCTTGTGCTGAACTGCATCACAATACGGGTGTATTTCTGCACTAATCATCAAGTCCAGTCCAGTTTCACAGTTTACCTGAAGAACCTAGCCACAGCTGACTTCCTCATCTGCCTCTCTTTACCTGTGCGCATAGCTACTTATGCCAACTTTTCAGTGATAATGTACAACATTTACTGCAGCTTTGTAATAGCAGCCttttatgttaacatgtatgCAAGCATTCTCTTCATGGACTTTATTGCTGCAAACAG GTACCTGAAGATTGTCCGGCCGTTGGAGACTCATGCTCTGCAGACAGTGCACACTGCACGCTACATTTCTGTAGCAGCTTGGTTCTTATTGTTATCCCTTTCATCTATCTACATAATCCTCTTTCTCCAGACCTCCTGGGGTAACAGTCGAAGGCCTGAAGGAATTAGCTGTGAGTCCTTACACAGTCCCCAGTTTGCCATGGCCTACAAAATCATCAACAGTTGCATCTTTGTGTTCTTCATTTTTTTGCTGATATCTCTGATTCTTCTGTACTTGAGGACACTGCAAAAGCTCAGAGAAGCTCAGATGTCCACACAGGTCACATCCAATAGTCATAAGATTGAAAAATCCAGGCGTAATATGTTAGTTCTATTGGTCATTTTCTGTGTGTGCTTTGTGCCCTATCACCTGATGAGACTGACTTACACGTTCATCAGTCCCCTACTGGATGACTGTACAACTGCACAGGTATTCTTCATCCTGAAGGAAGTGACTGTTCTGATGTCAGTGCTAAATGCCTGTTTGGATCCACTTATTTACTTTCTCTTTTGCAAGGCCTTCAGAGCCCAGTTCAGCTTTATGAAAAAACGTCACCAACCTGACAGCGAACGAAGGCAAAATGGGAGATAA